In one window of Prevotella sp. E13-17 DNA:
- a CDS encoding CapA family protein, whose translation MIKSIFTTLTVMAASLLSSHADTLTVAMVGDIMMGTTHPSVMLPANDGANLFKDSKSILQRADLAVGNLEGVLCDGGTSTKSGGPGSYSFRMPTKYAPRLREAGFDYLSMANNHANDFGLEGIESTERCLDEQGILYSGIAGRRECVVLQRHGRKIGLCAFGHNHYTVRHIDFNNVARIVDSLVSTCDIVIVSFHGGAEGRDKCHLPNGPESFLGENRGSIRELAHFCIDHGADIVYGHGPHVMRAIEVYKDRFIAYSLGNFCTPYNVSLVGISGQAPLVVVGIDENGRFLRGCIYPMTQTRGIGPRHDKTGNVIKQLRMLSECDVPQSQANISQKGLILYAK comes from the coding sequence ATGATAAAATCGATCTTTACCACCCTTACTGTCATGGCTGCCAGCTTGCTGAGCAGCCATGCTGACACTTTAACGGTCGCTATGGTTGGCGACATCATGATGGGCACGACCCATCCTTCCGTGATGCTCCCTGCCAACGATGGTGCCAATCTCTTCAAAGACTCTAAATCCATTCTGCAACGGGCCGACTTGGCCGTGGGCAACCTCGAAGGTGTGCTCTGCGATGGTGGCACCAGCACCAAGAGCGGGGGCCCTGGCAGCTATTCCTTTCGCATGCCCACCAAGTATGCTCCCCGGCTTAGGGAGGCCGGTTTCGACTACCTGAGCATGGCCAACAACCATGCCAACGACTTCGGACTGGAGGGCATCGAATCTACCGAGCGCTGCCTCGACGAGCAGGGCATCCTCTATTCCGGCATTGCCGGGCGTAGGGAATGTGTCGTCTTGCAGCGTCATGGCCGGAAAATAGGTCTTTGTGCTTTCGGTCATAACCACTACACCGTGCGCCACATCGATTTTAACAATGTGGCCCGCATCGTTGACTCGCTGGTCAGCACGTGCGACATCGTCATCGTGTCGTTCCATGGCGGTGCCGAGGGGCGCGACAAGTGTCATCTTCCCAATGGCCCCGAATCCTTCTTGGGCGAGAATCGTGGCTCTATTCGTGAGCTGGCACACTTCTGCATTGACCATGGCGCCGACATCGTCTATGGCCACGGCCCTCATGTGATGCGTGCCATCGAGGTCTATAAGGACCGCTTCATTGCCTATAGTCTGGGCAACTTCTGCACCCCGTATAATGTAAGTCTTGTCGGCATATCCGGACAGGCCCCCTTGGTGGTGGTGGGCATCGATGAAAACGGCCGTTTCCTGCGAGGCTGCATCTATCCCATGACACAGACGCGGGGCATTGGTCCGCGCCACGATAAGACGGGCAACGTGATCAAACAGTTGCGTATGCTCAGCGAGTGCGATGTGCCTCAAAGTCAGGCAAATATCAGTCAAAAAGGATTAATTCTATACGCGAAATAG
- a CDS encoding C40 family peptidase has product MNKLIFCTIFSFSLSVTAVFGQTTKSQPLTLEEAMSEVEDVYEVGADEEIDNFDFLYNGKESFKYDGTMIDNLMNEAYKHLGARYRLGSKGPNTFDCSGFTSYVYRQNNMNIGNSSRDQYARNIPVKRSEMQPGDLVFFTSPRSGRGVGHVGIVIDYDPVTQVFTFIHASTKDGVKVSKSTDGYYSRRFVGVRRVQ; this is encoded by the coding sequence ATGAATAAACTTATATTTTGCACCATTTTTAGTTTCTCATTATCCGTCACAGCCGTGTTCGGACAGACCACTAAGTCACAACCCCTGACCCTCGAAGAAGCCATGAGTGAGGTGGAGGACGTGTATGAAGTGGGCGCCGACGAAGAGATAGACAACTTCGACTTCCTCTATAATGGCAAAGAATCCTTCAAATACGACGGAACGATGATAGACAACCTCATGAACGAGGCCTATAAGCACCTTGGTGCCCGCTATCGTCTTGGCAGCAAGGGCCCCAATACCTTCGACTGTTCAGGCTTCACCAGCTACGTCTATCGTCAGAACAATATGAATATCGGCAACTCTTCTCGCGACCAGTATGCGCGTAACATCCCTGTGAAGCGCAGCGAGATGCAGCCCGGCGACCTCGTGTTCTTCACCAGTCCCCGCTCGGGTCGAGGTGTGGGCCATGTGGGTATCGTCATCGATTACGATCCTGTCACACAGGTGTTCACCTTCATTCATGCCAGCACGAAAGATGGCGTGAAGGTCAGCAAATCGACCGATGGCTATTATAGCCGCCGCTTCGTAGGCGTACGCCGTGTGCAGTAG
- a CDS encoding T9SS type A sorting domain-containing protein translates to MVKNIFLLFFTCCLVSLDSFGQVDLLMENPDINKDEVTYCDAGSKGPSRLWDFSHVKTRHVYSCRDFLETDTSFVRMEKGKVSTFHQSEDSLFLLREETPLYHIDYMTPKFVSKVPSEYGEKYVSNFYGEGQYCGRHYMKRFGTVSMEVDGYGKLILAKGDTLENVLRIYTITTTAIRQNVDSCANDEDSGQQEISESYRWYVEGEQNPVYEIHSTTYYADASPYAFSQVAYRNYEKASNDEDEKEEENPRDSDNSYPNYTVTNNNGYLIIGFELGQSANAHFIIADLMGVMHKSESYTLYAGTQEVLIDCSSLRKGQYILYINLNGRIYSQKINIK, encoded by the coding sequence ATGGTAAAGAATATTTTTCTTTTGTTTTTTACTTGTTGTCTGGTTTCCCTGGATTCTTTTGGACAGGTAGATTTATTAATGGAAAATCCAGATATTAACAAGGATGAAGTGACTTATTGCGATGCTGGTAGTAAAGGTCCATCCCGACTTTGGGATTTCAGTCATGTTAAGACACGCCATGTATACAGCTGTCGTGACTTCTTAGAGACAGACACCTCCTTTGTGCGTATGGAAAAGGGAAAGGTGAGTACATTCCACCAGAGTGAGGATTCTTTGTTCTTGTTGCGGGAAGAGACTCCGCTATACCATATAGACTATATGACCCCTAAATTTGTTTCAAAAGTCCCTTCTGAATATGGCGAGAAGTATGTTTCAAACTTTTATGGTGAAGGACAATACTGCGGACGGCACTATATGAAGCGCTTTGGAACAGTTTCCATGGAAGTTGATGGTTATGGGAAGCTGATTCTGGCTAAAGGAGACACCTTGGAGAATGTCCTCCGAATATACACCATAACCACAACAGCTATACGTCAGAATGTGGATTCATGTGCAAATGATGAGGATAGCGGACAACAGGAGATATCCGAAAGTTACAGATGGTATGTAGAAGGTGAGCAAAATCCAGTATATGAGATTCATTCTACGACGTATTATGCTGATGCCAGCCCTTATGCCTTTAGTCAAGTTGCATACAGGAACTATGAGAAGGCATCAAATGATGAAGATGAAAAAGAAGAAGAAAATCCTCGTGATTCAGACAATTCATACCCCAACTATACAGTGACCAATAATAATGGTTATTTAATTATTGGTTTCGAACTTGGCCAATCCGCCAATGCCCATTTCATAATAGCAGACCTAATGGGAGTTATGCATAAAAGCGAATCTTATACCCTATATGCAGGAACCCAAGAGGTGTTAATTGATTGTTCTTCCCTTCGAAAAGGACAATACATTCTCTATATAAACCTAAACGGAAGAATCTATAGCCAAAAGATAAACATAAAATGA
- a CDS encoding RHS repeat domain-containing protein, which produces MKRIYLLLSIVFVMSHLWGQNRIPGDIPSPNASDLGRFGTVPVSYYTGRPNISIPLYELKVRDVTLPITMQYEPSGVLLNSLPGWTGYNWTLNATGVITRQVQGRYDEYVYPKGSLAYPVSNYFHTYGRLKDILEKEGKDEYHRNLRDSIFRGYSDFAPDIFYFNFLGISGRFFLGSDGQWNVSCDRNIEVIFDVEDQDNYARPFIDKYPSSNLQTYQPETIKGFVLRDENGTEYHFGGDSSYIEYNVPFFHMSSKEDFIPWTANSWYLKKIVDRMGNELFSFSYERGKFIAQFFYSARCFTYSSNAKLGAPWLFGSINDSQSSFYSQFESSGDLISPIYLKSIKAMDGRTVRFVSSFLSDDYMDSLYIPVYSVLHSYMTKWQQEYNNINNLNLPFYYLQTEDGGIKMYQYRGYEVENYNNPLLRTRLKQLDAVSISLGSGDTGGHLVYRFDYDFNSRMHLNGIKIMDDRYFYDSANALYGEYRFLYDNYDKLPADFLTKAVDHWGYYRGVAYKLPTNDEEFENFYNQRTPSAIYTRYGSMTDIIYPTGGHTKLEYEQNDYMKYMSDNRQETVTLSTPEMAGGLRIKRITEYEDSTDVHILQQRTFSYNDPSTGKSSGELFAKPKYYWPNMVLRQSASDNPSTTLTEFRTTSIVPLSNSFGPSLGYSCVTETFGDGTKHVYRYSNISAAHDLLPDPVSPHNTASIYDEYSERGFYRGHLLSEEIYDGSNKLCKKTDYKYRSDKIENRYVLTSNIGWQTFGNSTAFNFYYGGIYKLFYPKYDVIREITTTYDGDSPLVETHEYSRSDWTLNVQHGVKTSKVDIRRTIGEEVKRKNDTHYIDYLYAYNSTDSLTKELSSKQFFLAPIGIRIFRNGGIMYKRQTVFDRFNGKEKQILPKYELEYKDVFNPDTIVSYLAYTPTGMLQQYQETGKPVVTLSWIANDSWLLAKAVGNPSKNPSVDDQRQFDKDYLLQYFKNYRTTTNQHVTSYTYSSSGLMTSETDPNGFTLLYDYDRLGRLIGIKDGNGLQLKRFEYNYRK; this is translated from the coding sequence ATGAAACGTATATATTTATTGCTGTCAATTGTATTTGTTATGTCTCACTTGTGGGGACAAAACCGTATTCCAGGAGATATTCCCTCTCCTAATGCTTCTGATCTTGGCCGATTTGGAACAGTTCCAGTTTCTTATTATACAGGTAGGCCCAACATATCAATACCATTGTATGAGCTGAAAGTAAGGGATGTGACTCTGCCTATCACCATGCAATACGAGCCTTCGGGCGTGTTGCTTAATAGTTTGCCTGGATGGACGGGCTATAATTGGACACTGAATGCTACGGGGGTGATAACTCGGCAAGTCCAGGGACGTTATGACGAGTATGTTTATCCGAAGGGTAGTCTAGCTTATCCTGTATCAAACTATTTTCATACATACGGTCGCCTCAAGGACATATTGGAAAAAGAAGGGAAAGATGAGTATCATAGGAATCTAAGAGACTCTATTTTTCGGGGGTATTCAGATTTCGCTCCAGATATTTTCTATTTTAATTTCCTTGGCATATCAGGCCGTTTCTTTCTCGGCAGTGATGGACAGTGGAATGTTTCCTGCGACCGGAATATTGAGGTGATATTTGATGTGGAAGATCAGGACAATTATGCACGACCGTTTATAGATAAATATCCTAGTAGCAACTTGCAAACGTATCAACCAGAAACGATAAAAGGATTTGTATTGCGGGATGAAAATGGAACCGAATACCATTTTGGTGGTGATAGTTCCTATATAGAATATAATGTCCCTTTCTTTCATATGAGTTCCAAGGAGGATTTCATCCCCTGGACAGCTAATAGTTGGTATCTCAAGAAGATAGTAGACCGTATGGGAAATGAACTGTTCTCCTTCAGCTATGAAAGAGGAAAGTTTATAGCACAGTTCTTTTACTCAGCTAGATGTTTTACCTATTCTTCAAATGCAAAGCTCGGAGCACCTTGGCTATTTGGCTCAATAAACGACTCCCAGTCTTCATTTTACTCCCAGTTTGAAAGTAGTGGCGATCTCATATCTCCCATATATTTAAAGTCCATAAAAGCAATGGATGGAAGAACTGTGCGCTTTGTTTCTTCCTTTTTATCAGATGATTATATGGACTCTTTATATATTCCTGTATATAGTGTCCTTCATAGTTATATGACTAAGTGGCAACAAGAATATAATAACATAAATAATTTAAACCTGCCTTTCTATTATTTGCAGACTGAAGATGGTGGTATAAAGATGTATCAGTATCGTGGTTATGAGGTAGAAAACTATAATAACCCATTACTGAGGACACGCCTAAAGCAATTGGATGCCGTGAGCATCTCGCTTGGTTCCGGCGATACAGGAGGCCATCTCGTCTATCGTTTTGACTATGATTTCAATAGTCGTATGCATCTGAATGGCATTAAGATTATGGATGACAGGTATTTTTATGATAGCGCAAATGCGCTTTATGGCGAATACAGATTCTTGTATGATAATTACGACAAACTACCAGCAGACTTTCTTACTAAAGCGGTAGATCACTGGGGGTATTATCGTGGAGTGGCATATAAACTTCCAACCAATGATGAAGAATTCGAGAATTTCTATAATCAGCGTACTCCGTCTGCAATATATACAAGATACGGAAGCATGACAGACATCATCTACCCGACAGGGGGGCATACTAAGCTTGAGTATGAACAGAACGATTACATGAAGTACATGTCAGACAATCGGCAGGAGACTGTTACCCTGTCCACACCAGAGATGGCAGGTGGATTGAGAATTAAAAGGATTACGGAATATGAGGATTCGACAGATGTACATATATTACAGCAGCGAACTTTCAGCTATAATGATCCCTCTACGGGAAAATCAAGTGGCGAGTTGTTTGCCAAACCAAAATACTATTGGCCAAATATGGTGTTGAGACAATCGGCAAGTGACAATCCCAGTACTACACTAACCGAATTCCGTACGACTTCCATTGTACCGCTATCTAATTCCTTCGGTCCCAGTCTTGGCTATAGTTGTGTAACGGAAACATTTGGGGATGGCACAAAGCATGTGTACAGATACTCAAATATCTCGGCAGCACACGACTTGCTTCCGGACCCTGTATCGCCTCACAATACTGCAAGCATTTATGACGAGTATAGCGAACGAGGTTTTTACAGAGGTCATCTGCTTTCTGAGGAAATATATGATGGATCAAACAAATTATGCAAGAAGACCGATTATAAATATCGTTCGGACAAAATAGAGAATAGATATGTGCTTACGTCAAATATTGGTTGGCAGACTTTTGGTAATTCTACCGCATTTAACTTCTATTATGGTGGCATCTATAAACTGTTCTACCCGAAATATGATGTTATAAGGGAGATTACAACGACATACGATGGAGACTCGCCTCTGGTAGAAACGCATGAGTACAGTCGAAGTGATTGGACTCTTAATGTGCAGCATGGTGTAAAGACCTCCAAAGTGGATATCAGGCGGACGATTGGTGAAGAAGTGAAACGTAAAAACGATACACATTATATAGATTATCTGTATGCATATAATAGTACCGATTCATTGACTAAGGAGCTATCTAGTAAACAGTTTTTTCTAGCACCGATAGGAATAAGAATATTTAGGAATGGCGGTATTATGTATAAACGACAAACTGTATTTGACAGATTTAACGGTAAAGAAAAACAGATTCTGCCTAAATATGAATTGGAATACAAAGACGTGTTCAATCCAGATACAATAGTCTCGTATCTCGCATATACACCTACTGGTATGTTACAGCAGTATCAGGAGACGGGGAAACCAGTCGTGACATTGTCTTGGATTGCCAATGACAGTTGGCTGCTAGCCAAGGCAGTGGGCAATCCTTCGAAAAACCCCTCTGTGGATGACCAAAGACAGTTTGACAAGGACTATCTGCTGCAATACTTCAAGAACTATCGGACCACAACCAATCAGCACGTTACTTCCTATACCTATAGCAGTTCTGGCCTCATGACCTCAGAGACCGACCCTAATGGCTTTACATTATTATATGACTACGACAGATTGGGTCGCCTGATAGGCATAAAGGACGGTAATGGCCTTCAGTTGAAACGTTTTGAGTATAACTATAGGAAATGA
- a CDS encoding M23 family metallopeptidase, translating to MFKTIKKIALVALASISVIPAAGQDLLASQAPIDRKMRAIDSIALQRMLDYEVYESPAASLYNDWNNRYAHQATQLPDSFRINLRDFCMPTNSRIITSNFGARWGRQHKGLDIKVYIGDTIRAAFTGKVRIVRYEPKGYGKYVVIRHANGLETIYGHMSKHLVAENQEVRAGDPIGLGGNTGRSTGSHLHFETRLCGVALNPALMFDFRNQDVTGDTYLFRKSTYNAESAQATRLRGTGGEYRGGDGLEENMNNATASKRQNREVQSARYHKVAKGETLSAIARKHRTSVNAICKLNRISTKVRLMPGQILKY from the coding sequence ATGTTTAAGACTATAAAAAAAATAGCCCTTGTGGCATTAGCTTCCATCTCTGTGATTCCCGCTGCTGGTCAAGATCTGTTGGCCAGTCAGGCACCTATTGATCGCAAGATGAGAGCTATAGACTCTATAGCACTGCAGCGCATGCTCGACTACGAAGTTTACGAGTCGCCCGCAGCCAGCCTCTACAACGATTGGAACAACCGCTATGCCCATCAGGCAACACAGTTGCCCGACTCGTTCCGCATCAACCTGCGAGACTTCTGCATGCCAACCAACAGCCGCATCATCACCTCTAATTTCGGTGCCCGTTGGGGCCGTCAGCACAAAGGACTGGATATCAAGGTGTACATTGGCGACACCATCCGTGCTGCATTTACCGGTAAGGTGCGTATCGTACGCTATGAGCCTAAGGGCTATGGCAAATACGTGGTCATTCGCCACGCTAACGGACTGGAGACCATCTACGGTCACATGTCTAAACATCTGGTTGCCGAGAACCAAGAGGTGCGCGCTGGCGATCCTATCGGTTTGGGCGGCAACACCGGTCGCAGCACTGGTTCACACCTGCACTTCGAGACCCGTCTTTGTGGTGTAGCCCTGAACCCAGCGCTGATGTTCGACTTCCGCAATCAGGACGTCACAGGCGATACCTACCTCTTCCGCAAGAGCACCTACAATGCCGAGTCGGCTCAGGCCACTCGTCTGCGTGGCACCGGTGGTGAGTATCGTGGTGGCGATGGTCTCGAGGAGAACATGAACAATGCGACGGCCAGCAAGCGCCAGAACCGTGAGGTGCAGTCGGCTCGCTATCACAAAGTGGCAAAGGGCGAGACCCTTTCGGCCATTGCTCGCAAGCATCGCACCTCGGTGAATGCCATCTGCAAGCTGAACCGCATCAGCACCAAGGTGCGCTTGATGCCCGGACAGATTTTGAAATACTAA